Sequence from the Prionailurus bengalensis isolate Pbe53 chromosome A3, Fcat_Pben_1.1_paternal_pri, whole genome shotgun sequence genome:
AACACAAAAGATTGGACACAGCCTGCTGAGAAGCACTGGAGTGTCCTCTGTCCCAGTACTCCTGCTAGGGTGTCAGAGAGCAACCCCTCCAGTCAGACACAGGGACAGACAGGGGACACGATGGCCATGCCGTGAGGCCACACCCCTCTGCTCGAGGCCCAGTCCCCACAGCTCtaccaggggcacttgggtggtggAGGGGACTCACCTGCTTCTGGGCACTCTTCACCTGCAGTACACGGCTGTGGTTCTCATCGTTGCTTGCCTTGTTGTACTCGCTGAGGGCAAATTTTAGTGCCTCCTGCACATCCTTGTCATTGACATCTGCATCCCATGGGGCTCCGACTTTGGAGTTTCTCTGGGAGTTGacagccagggccagggccagggcagcCAGCAGGAGCAGGGGACTGTGCAGGCGCTGGGCCATAGTGTGCTGAGAGGCGGAGGAAGCTCAGAAGGGAGAGATCTAGAGCCAGTGATCACCACCTCTCTGGTCACCCTGCTTTtattcccccatccccaccctggggctgcccacccctcccaggcTCCTCCTTTTCCACTCCCTTCCACTTCACCTTCAATCTGTCCCTGTCAGGACCTGTTGTCTGTCCTCTCCTATTTTTTTATTCCCTAGCCAACCtgttattaaattgttttttttttaaattattattttgttctctACTGCTAGACTTTTATGATGTTactattttgtgtgtatttgtgtgttcttccttttgtttcagtGGAggtttgttgttgtcattgtttgtttttgtagtaaGTAATCCTGTGATACACATTATTGtaggaaatacatttctttgGGGATATGttggattattttcttcctagaatTGGCATTACTCCTTCAGGCTACAAAGATATTTGGATACAAgtggtaaaaaaagaaagaaatgccttaCTCCAAACCAATAAatggactcttaactatggagaacaaactgacagttaccacaggggaggtggtggggggatgaggtaaataggtgatggggattaaggaatgaaCTTGTGATGtacactgggtgatgtatggaaatgttgaatcatattgtacacctgaaactgatattatactgtatgttaaccaaattgaatttagataaaaagtttaaaaaaaaagatgttcctgACTCAATCAGGTTCAAACAGTGAAGAGAATGTTCTTGGTTCACAGCAGCATTTTGTGCTTcattttgtttgcaaatatctatAAGTGCAGGTGTCCTCAGTGGTGTGATGCTGGGCCTGAGATCCTGGGTGGTGTCCCCTGATGGTCACTTCTTCTTATATATACTACAGTCTTGTACCTGAGTCACACCATGGCAGATCCACTTTGCACTTAGTTATCCTCCATGAAAAATGGTATCAGTTCCTGAGTTGTGCTATTCATCATTCACTGATTTAGTAGGTACTCACAGAACACTTGATGTCAGATACTGACTTTAGGAAGAAGGTAAAAGCTCAGTTCCTGCCCTCCAGAAGTCCTGGGTCTGATGAGGAGAAAGACATAAACAGGTACTTCAACATGACAAACTGACCCAGACTGCAGGAAGATAAGAGTCCAAAGGCTCCAGATTCTGCCTGGCCTGTCTCTCCAGGGTTCTCTTCAGGTGGATTTGAAAGGGCAGTATGATCTTGATTCTTTCCTTAATTCCAAGACACGGGGAGAATTATCTCTCCTGGTCTAGATATGAAGAAATTCCAGTCTGGTCTCATCCCCAAGAACCTCATCCAGGCCTCTCCTAAGGGGTTCACCCAGGATCAGGCCTCGTACCTCTTTTCTAGGTGTGTTCCTTCCCTCAGAGTCTTGTCCAGTCTGGTGACTTTAATACCAGCTCTGCACCCACAGTGCCACCAGATAGCTCCAGCTCAAAACTGCCACCTTAAGTCCTGTGATGTTCTGATTTATAACAGGATGTGTATTTGGTTTTAGTCCTTGATTCTGGCACAGAGGTCCTAAAACCCTGGAGATTTCCTAAGTGATGACAGCACAAAAGTGTCTCCTGTGATGTTAATTAAGTGACTTTTGGACCCACAGCAAAGGAGTACAGGGAATTGTGATTGGAGAGTTGGAAATTTCAGTCCCACCCATCcagacctccagggaggggaggagttGGGAACTGAATCAGTCTCCAATGAGCAAAGATTTAATCAATCATGACTATGtaatgaagtctccataaaaTCCCCAAATCTCAGAATTGGGTCCTAAGAGCTTCTGGGTTGATGATTGGAGATTAGTCTACTTGAAGAGGCCATGGATACTCAGGGACCTTTCTCCATACCTTCCATGTACATCTCTTCCTTCTGGTTGTTCTGAGTTATACCCTTTTATAATAAGTCATTTAATGAtaa
This genomic interval carries:
- the LOC122466968 gene encoding cystatin-C-like, which translates into the protein MAQRLHSPLLLLAALALALAVNSQRNSKVGAPWDADVNDKDVQEALKFALSEYNKASNDENHSRVLQVKSAQKQVVAGINYFLDVEIGRTKCTKSETNKESCPFYEQPDLLRKKLCSFQIYTVPWLSEKSLVKSRCHDA